A genomic window from Meleagris gallopavo isolate NT-WF06-2002-E0010 breed Aviagen turkey brand Nicholas breeding stock chromosome 23, Turkey_5.1, whole genome shotgun sequence includes:
- the LOC100546881 gene encoding somatostatin-2 isoform X1: MQLVASLVSVLLLAWSVRATALPGEERLALQNSREQTKLRRDALLKMLAGLLESADGASPDLEEEGKLEEERAALGRLAQLSQRDRKAPCKNFFWKTFTSC, translated from the exons ATGCAGCTGGTGGCCAGCCTGGtgtctgttctgctgctggcGTGGAGCGTGAGAGCCACGGcgctgcctggagaagagagacTCGCGTTACAGAACAGTAGG GAGCAGACCAAGCTGCGCAGGGATGCCCTGCTGAAGATGCTGGCGGGGCTCCTGGAGAGTGCAGACGGGGCCTCTCCAGACCTGGAGGAGGAAGGCAAGCTGGAGGAGGAGCGGGCAGCGTTGGGACGGCTGGCTCAGCTCTCGCAGCGGGACCGCAAGGCGCCCTGTAAAAACTTCTTCTGGAAAACCTTCACCTCCTGCtag
- the LOC100546881 gene encoding somatostatin-2 isoform X2 has protein sequence MHVCFLWFCWLSWTKLKDEQTKLRRDALLKMLAGLLESADGASPDLEEEGKLEEERAALGRLAQLSQRDRKAPCKNFFWKTFTSC, from the exons ATGCACGTATGCTTCCTGTGGTTCTGTTGGCTGAGCTGGACAAAGCTGAAGGAT GAGCAGACCAAGCTGCGCAGGGATGCCCTGCTGAAGATGCTGGCGGGGCTCCTGGAGAGTGCAGACGGGGCCTCTCCAGACCTGGAGGAGGAAGGCAAGCTGGAGGAGGAGCGGGCAGCGTTGGGACGGCTGGCTCAGCTCTCGCAGCGGGACCGCAAGGCGCCCTGTAAAAACTTCTTCTGGAAAACCTTCACCTCCTGCtag